A window of Terriglobus sp. RCC_193 contains these coding sequences:
- the rplM gene encoding 50S ribosomal protein L13: MSTFVPSSKDLNRKWFVVDASGKTLGRLASGAARVLSGKNSTQYTPYIDCGDHVIVINAEKIVLTGLKAQQKLYRRYTGFPGGLREEEFTKLLARKPEAIVEQAIKGMLPKSKMGRQMATKLKVYKGDKHPHDAQQPQPLVVA, from the coding sequence ATGTCGACGTTTGTACCCAGTTCGAAGGATTTGAACCGTAAGTGGTTCGTGGTGGACGCCAGTGGCAAGACCCTGGGTCGTCTGGCCAGCGGTGCCGCGCGCGTTCTCAGCGGCAAGAACAGCACCCAGTACACCCCGTATATCGATTGCGGCGATCACGTCATTGTGATCAATGCCGAGAAGATCGTATTGACGGGCCTGAAGGCGCAGCAGAAGCTGTATCGCCGTTACACGGGTTTCCCGGGCGGCCTGCGTGAAGAAGAGTTCACCAAGCTGCTGGCCCGCAAGCCGGAAGCGATTGTGGAGCAGGCCATCAAGGGCATGCTGCCGAAGAGCAAGATGGGCCGCCAGATGGCGACCAAGCTCAAGGTCTACAAGGGCGACAAGCACCCGCATGATGCTCAGCAGCCCCAGCCACTGGTAGTGGCGTAA
- the rpsI gene encoding 30S ribosomal protein S9 gives MADLVQYYGTGRRKSAIARVFLRPGNGGFTVNGKELKVYFVTEQQRAAAVRTLKTAQVEGQFDVITTVKGGGVTAQSDAVKMGIARALLEFNIELRKTLKSDGLLTRDARIKERKKYGQKGARKRFQFSKR, from the coding sequence ATGGCAGATCTGGTGCAGTATTACGGAACGGGCCGCCGCAAGTCGGCGATCGCACGTGTATTTCTCCGCCCCGGCAACGGTGGCTTCACCGTCAATGGCAAGGAACTGAAGGTTTACTTCGTGACAGAACAGCAGCGCGCTGCTGCAGTCCGCACGCTGAAGACGGCTCAGGTGGAAGGCCAGTTTGACGTGATCACGACAGTAAAGGGCGGCGGCGTGACCGCGCAGTCTGACGCTGTGAAGATGGGCATTGCCCGCGCCCTGCTGGAGTTCAACATTGAACTTCGCAAGACGCTGAAGTCAGACGGCCTGCTGACCCGCGACGCTCGCATCAAGGAGCGTAAGAAGTACGGTCAGAAGGGCGCCCGCAAGCGCTTCCAGTTCTCCAAGCGCTAG
- the rpsB gene encoding 30S ribosomal protein S2: MASITMKELLEAGVHFGHQTKRWNPKMKEYIFGERNGIYIIDLQKTLKMFKEASKFVTDLTSTGKVILFVGTKRQAQDAVAEEANRAGMPYINSRWLGGLLTNWVTCQKSVKRLAELDEMAVDGRFELMTKKEVIRLERERKALHTNLAGIKNMRRLPDAIFVIDSNNEAIAVAEARKLGIPVVAVVDTNCDPTVVDYVIPGNDDALRAIRLFTTKIADSAFEGVQMIGDKSIASEYADVTPVVTEQHFVGLEDEESQESNPVATTPAEEAEEETVDLNAALGGGIRKQPTSDTEADEPVAAEAGA; this comes from the coding sequence ATGGCATCGATCACAATGAAGGAACTGCTGGAAGCCGGCGTACACTTCGGCCACCAGACCAAGCGTTGGAACCCGAAGATGAAGGAATATATCTTCGGCGAGCGCAACGGCATTTACATCATCGACCTACAGAAGACGCTGAAGATGTTTAAGGAAGCGTCGAAGTTCGTGACGGACCTGACCTCGACCGGCAAGGTGATCCTGTTTGTGGGCACCAAGCGCCAGGCACAGGATGCGGTTGCTGAAGAAGCGAACCGCGCAGGCATGCCGTACATCAACAGCCGCTGGCTCGGTGGTCTGCTGACCAACTGGGTGACCTGCCAGAAGAGCGTAAAGCGCCTTGCTGAGCTGGACGAGATGGCTGTGGACGGCCGCTTTGAGTTGATGACGAAGAAGGAAGTGATCCGCCTGGAGCGTGAGCGCAAGGCTCTGCACACGAACCTGGCCGGCATCAAGAATATGCGCCGCCTGCCGGATGCGATCTTCGTGATCGACAGCAACAACGAAGCCATTGCGGTTGCGGAAGCTCGCAAGCTGGGCATCCCCGTTGTGGCTGTTGTGGACACGAACTGCGATCCGACGGTTGTGGACTACGTGATCCCGGGTAACGACGACGCTCTGCGCGCCATCCGCCTGTTCACCACGAAGATTGCCGATTCGGCCTTCGAGGGTGTGCAGATGATCGGTGACAAGTCGATTGCCAGCGAGTACGCGGATGTGACGCCGGTTGTGACCGAGCAGCACTTCGTCGGTCTTGAGGACGAGGAGTCGCAGGAGTCCAACCCTGTTGCTACGACACCTGCTGAGGAAGCCGAAGAAGAGACGGTTGATCTCAACGCAGCTCTGGGCGGCGGCATCCGCAAGCAGCCGACCTCTGACACTGAGGCCGACGAGCCGGTGGCAGCGGAAGCAGGCGCGTAA
- the tsf gene encoding translation elongation factor Ts codes for MATETVKIDAKLVKELREKSGAPMGDCLKALQESNGDMENAFVVLRKRGMASAAKKASRAANEGAVGTYIHAGGKIGVMVELACESDFVARTDGFQDLLRDIAMHIAAVDPRFIGRDEVTEADIEREKEIYRAQAAASGKPANIIEKMLEGKMGKFYEEVCLLDQPFIKEQSQTVAQIIATQVGKMGENITVRRFARFKIGEPNATFAQAKQVVVEEQQA; via the coding sequence ATGGCTACCGAGACCGTGAAGATTGATGCAAAGCTGGTGAAGGAACTCCGCGAGAAGAGTGGCGCTCCGATGGGCGACTGCCTGAAGGCACTTCAGGAGTCCAACGGCGATATGGAAAACGCGTTTGTTGTGCTGCGTAAGCGCGGCATGGCTTCGGCTGCGAAGAAGGCTTCGCGCGCTGCGAACGAAGGTGCTGTGGGCACTTACATTCACGCAGGCGGCAAGATCGGCGTGATGGTGGAACTGGCCTGCGAGAGCGACTTTGTTGCCCGCACCGATGGCTTCCAGGACCTGCTGCGCGATATCGCAATGCACATTGCTGCGGTTGATCCGCGCTTTATCGGTCGCGACGAAGTGACCGAGGCCGACATCGAGCGCGAGAAGGAAATCTACCGCGCCCAGGCTGCTGCCAGCGGCAAGCCGGCAAACATCATCGAGAAGATGCTCGAAGGCAAGATGGGCAAGTTCTACGAGGAAGTCTGCCTGCTGGATCAGCCGTTCATCAAGGAGCAGTCGCAGACGGTTGCCCAGATCATTGCCACGCAGGTTGGCAAGATGGGCGAAAACATCACGGTGCGTCGTTTCGCCCGCTTTAAGATCGGCGAGCCGAATGCCACCTTCGCTCAGGCGAAGCAGGTTGTTGTTGAGGAGCAGCAGGCATAA
- a CDS encoding ATP-dependent DNA helicase RecQ — MKKRVEEAVPWDALKREAKARFGIAKFRSAQRETLEAVMHGRSVLAIMPTGAGKSLTYQLPALFLPHTVVVVSPLIALMQDQQLKAEGADIDVRKIDSTLTKTQKEEAEAALQAGIPKLLYVTPERLENREFLAELKHAGVSLFVVDEAHTIAQWGHDFRPAYLGLRYAREALGNPPVLALTATATEDVIHEILEQLNAKDAQVINAGSERTNLFLAVHPTVNNDAKLTRLMQMLSNTDDTGIVYTASVRSANELYERFKESGIASGKYHGKMTARERERAQAEFMNDTCRVMVATKAFGLGIDKPNIRFVFHYEFPDSLESYYQEAGRAGRDGDAARAVLLYRLEDRRIQSFFAAGRYPRTEELRAVLEALSATDVVSAAALPERAGIGKRRAEVILYLLREMKVVRRLRGGYVLRHAEPITDAHVETLLHEYVERASADRSRLDEMMLYAETVGCRMQVIRRYFNEDEGNLCGNCDNCVNRAWEMHEPEVARHGAGEDEGVTRIETLNGPILTTAPETLPQAGPVKFQEGVVVQHKRFGRGRVRDVVGDTVMVQFENGGCKRLKDAFLKKG; from the coding sequence ATGAAGAAACGTGTTGAAGAAGCCGTGCCTTGGGATGCGTTGAAGCGGGAGGCGAAGGCTCGCTTTGGTATTGCGAAGTTTCGCAGTGCACAGCGAGAGACGCTGGAAGCGGTGATGCATGGGCGAAGTGTGTTGGCGATTATGCCGACAGGTGCAGGGAAGTCGCTCACGTATCAATTACCCGCGTTGTTCCTGCCGCATACGGTGGTGGTGGTGTCGCCGCTGATTGCGCTGATGCAGGATCAGCAGTTGAAGGCCGAGGGTGCGGACATCGACGTTCGCAAGATCGATTCCACACTGACAAAAACACAGAAGGAAGAAGCGGAAGCAGCGCTTCAGGCAGGAATTCCGAAGCTGCTGTATGTCACTCCGGAGCGGCTGGAGAATCGCGAGTTTCTTGCTGAGTTGAAGCATGCAGGTGTGTCGCTGTTTGTGGTGGATGAGGCGCACACCATTGCGCAGTGGGGACATGATTTTCGTCCGGCATATCTGGGTTTGCGGTATGCACGCGAGGCGCTGGGGAACCCGCCGGTGCTGGCGTTGACGGCAACTGCTACCGAAGATGTAATCCACGAAATCCTGGAGCAATTGAATGCGAAGGATGCGCAGGTGATCAACGCGGGAAGTGAACGCACGAATCTGTTTCTGGCAGTGCATCCCACGGTGAATAACGATGCGAAGCTGACGCGGTTGATGCAGATGTTGTCCAACACGGACGACACAGGCATCGTGTACACGGCATCGGTTCGTTCGGCTAACGAACTGTATGAGCGGTTCAAAGAATCGGGAATTGCCAGCGGAAAATATCACGGCAAGATGACAGCTCGGGAGCGCGAACGTGCGCAGGCAGAGTTCATGAACGACACGTGCCGCGTGATGGTGGCGACGAAGGCGTTTGGCCTGGGGATTGATAAGCCGAATATCCGCTTCGTCTTTCATTACGAGTTTCCAGATTCGCTGGAGAGCTATTACCAGGAGGCCGGACGTGCGGGGCGTGATGGCGATGCGGCACGGGCAGTGTTGCTGTATCGGCTGGAGGACCGGCGGATTCAAAGTTTCTTTGCCGCGGGGCGTTATCCGCGGACAGAAGAGCTGCGGGCTGTGCTGGAGGCGCTTTCTGCAACGGATGTGGTGAGTGCTGCGGCGTTGCCGGAGCGTGCAGGAATTGGGAAGCGGCGGGCGGAAGTGATTCTGTACCTGTTGCGCGAGATGAAGGTGGTGCGACGGCTGCGTGGTGGGTATGTGCTGCGTCATGCCGAGCCCATTACGGATGCGCATGTGGAGACGCTGTTGCATGAGTATGTGGAACGAGCCTCGGCGGATCGATCACGGCTGGACGAGATGATGCTTTATGCGGAGACGGTGGGCTGTCGCATGCAGGTGATACGCCGCTACTTCAACGAGGACGAAGGCAACCTGTGCGGTAACTGCGATAACTGCGTGAATCGTGCGTGGGAGATGCATGAGCCGGAGGTGGCTCGGCATGGTGCTGGCGAAGATGAGGGCGTAACCCGGATTGAGACGCTGAACGGGCCGATTCTGACGACAGCTCCGGAGACGTTGCCGCAGGCCGGTCCTGTGAAATTTCAGGAAGGGGTGGTGGTTCAGCACAAACGATTTGGCCGTGGTCGCGTACGGGATGTGGTGGGCGACACGGTAATGGTGCAGTTTGAGAATGGTGGCTGCAAGCGACTGAAGGACGCGTTTTTGAAGAAGGGATGA
- the pyrH gene encoding UMP kinase, whose product MYKRVLLKISGEALAAGRGFGIDAIFVSRVASEIVQLASSGAQVAVVVGGGNFFRGVAEQAIHMDRVAADHMGMLSTVINAIAMQDAIEKLGIQCRVMSAIEMHEVAEPYIRRRAIRHLEKGRVVIFGAGTGNPYFSTDTAAALRAMEIRADVLLKATSVEGIFTADPKKDPEATMFKTITYMDIIKMGLRVMDTSAVSLCNDNNMPMVIFSMREEGNIVRVVAGEKLGTLVTS is encoded by the coding sequence ATGTATAAACGCGTTCTTCTCAAGATTTCAGGTGAAGCTCTGGCTGCGGGCCGGGGTTTCGGTATTGATGCCATCTTTGTAAGCCGTGTGGCTTCAGAGATTGTGCAGCTTGCCAGCAGCGGCGCTCAGGTGGCCGTGGTGGTTGGCGGTGGCAATTTCTTCCGCGGCGTGGCGGAACAGGCCATTCACATGGACCGCGTTGCGGCTGACCACATGGGCATGTTGTCCACCGTGATCAACGCGATTGCCATGCAGGACGCGATTGAGAAGCTGGGCATTCAGTGCCGCGTGATGAGCGCGATTGAGATGCATGAAGTGGCTGAGCCTTACATTCGTCGTCGTGCAATCCGTCACCTGGAAAAGGGTCGCGTCGTGATCTTTGGCGCGGGTACGGGCAACCCGTATTTCTCCACCGATACTGCGGCTGCGCTGCGTGCCATGGAAATTCGTGCGGATGTGCTGCTGAAGGCAACTTCGGTAGAAGGCATCTTTACCGCTGATCCGAAGAAGGATCCCGAGGCCACGATGTTCAAGACGATCACATACATGGACATCATCAAGATGGGCCTGCGTGTGATGGATACGTCGGCGGTGTCGCTGTGCAATGACAACAATATGCCGATGGTGATCTTCTCCATGCGTGAAGAGGGGAACATTGTGCGTGTTGTGGCGGGCGAAAAACTCGGAACACTTGTGACGTCGTAA
- a CDS encoding acyltransferase family protein — protein sequence MAEVTAAAPQKKPPLPGLTGIRTFLAIGIMFFHFTPPLPEFVKPLINAGFTYISFFLLISGFVLAYNYAHRADTLRPGKFYAARLSRLYPVYLLSLLISLEMLHAEWKIRPLSEFVRGVVLTPFLLQGWSPTLATFWNTVAWTLSTEAMLYLAFPHIIRMKFWPRTPGKLLALFGVFWLWELLLPAIYTVLNPDGLYNIDRYSSGYWLRALKYTPLPFVPIFLAGITLGRLHAMVYLSDRVKLGLTLLSGGAALAAFYLLVPRLPYVMLHGGMLTPIFALLVWGLTGNHWVSRILGWGPIAAFGRASLCLYLLHFNTFLFIHDHHLPERLGVAKYDPWISYAFILCFAYTAFKLVEHPAQKYLLSRWVYREAKPPVQVSTPLG from the coding sequence ATGGCGGAAGTGACCGCGGCCGCTCCGCAGAAGAAACCGCCATTGCCGGGATTGACCGGCATCCGGACGTTTCTTGCCATTGGGATCATGTTCTTTCACTTCACGCCTCCACTGCCGGAGTTTGTGAAGCCATTGATCAATGCAGGGTTTACGTACATCAGCTTCTTCCTGCTGATCAGCGGATTTGTGCTGGCGTACAACTATGCGCATCGTGCGGACACGCTGCGACCGGGCAAATTTTATGCGGCGCGGCTTTCGCGGTTGTATCCGGTGTATCTGCTGTCGCTGCTGATCTCGCTGGAGATGCTGCATGCGGAGTGGAAGATACGGCCGTTGAGCGAGTTTGTGCGCGGTGTGGTTCTGACTCCGTTTCTGCTGCAGGGCTGGAGCCCGACGCTGGCTACGTTCTGGAATACCGTGGCGTGGACGCTGTCCACAGAAGCCATGTTGTACCTGGCGTTCCCGCATATCATTCGCATGAAGTTCTGGCCGCGCACGCCGGGGAAACTGCTGGCACTGTTCGGTGTGTTCTGGCTGTGGGAGCTGCTGCTACCAGCAATCTACACAGTGCTGAACCCCGATGGCTTGTACAACATTGACCGCTACTCTTCGGGGTATTGGTTGCGCGCGCTGAAGTACACGCCGCTGCCGTTTGTGCCGATCTTCCTGGCTGGCATTACGCTGGGCCGGCTGCATGCGATGGTGTATCTGAGTGATCGCGTGAAGCTGGGGCTAACGCTGCTGTCGGGTGGCGCTGCTCTTGCAGCGTTCTATCTATTGGTGCCACGCTTGCCTTACGTGATGCTGCATGGCGGTATGCTGACGCCGATATTTGCCTTGCTGGTTTGGGGTCTGACCGGCAATCACTGGGTTTCGCGGATTCTGGGATGGGGACCGATCGCAGCGTTTGGGCGCGCAAGCCTATGCCTGTATCTGCTGCACTTCAATACATTTCTCTTCATCCATGACCACCATCTGCCGGAGCGGCTGGGTGTGGCGAAGTATGATCCGTGGATCAGCTATGCGTTCATTCTTTGTTTTGCGTATACGGCGTTCAAGCTGGTGGAGCATCCGGCGCAGAAGTATCTGCTGAGCCGGTGGGTGTATCGCGAGGCGAAGCCGCCGGTGCAGGTGAGCACGCCACTGGGTTAG
- a CDS encoding flavin monoamine oxidase family protein, whose product MSMTRRNFLMRVGQAGGYSATFATMQALGIMPLKAQVVKPIEAQAGVGKGVSVVVAGGGVAGLVTAYELRKLGYKVTLLEARSRPGGRNWSARNGTTVEFIDGTKQQCTWEPGNYQNLGPGRLPSVHTTILGYCRELKVPLEVEINTSRSTILQNDAAYGGKPVLQRKALNDARGHVSELLAKSIKGGSLDTDLSKEDKDRMLSFLRTYGPLGFDGKYHGSDRAGIKQYPGAGTQTMQIEDPLDMHTLLDANFWSGILYEEAWDWQATMMQPVGGMDRIPYAFARELDKTKTIIYNAPVTSFKRTGANKGVEVTYMQNGKEQVIKADYMVNAMPLPIIKKMKNDLSKPYQDAINGATYANSYKLAWESKRFWETDYNIYGGLSFRAPGPTTVIWYPSANLMAEKGILCTGYEDELNWGWEKLTLEEKFATAKKQLDKIHPGHSQELTKPVICMWRHIPYNEGSWIRSYGGGDAGYNTLIQPDGPIFFAGDHTTHIVGWQEGASQSGRRAAEMVSERVKSARMAGDFGPVEA is encoded by the coding sequence ATGTCGATGACCCGTCGTAACTTTCTTATGCGCGTCGGCCAGGCCGGCGGCTATTCCGCAACGTTTGCCACTATGCAGGCTCTAGGCATAATGCCTCTGAAGGCGCAGGTGGTGAAGCCCATCGAAGCTCAGGCCGGTGTGGGCAAGGGCGTTAGTGTGGTGGTTGCGGGTGGCGGTGTCGCCGGACTGGTGACCGCGTACGAACTGCGCAAGCTGGGCTACAAGGTGACGTTGCTGGAAGCGCGCAGCCGCCCTGGCGGACGTAACTGGAGTGCTCGCAACGGCACCACCGTTGAATTTATTGATGGAACGAAACAGCAGTGTACGTGGGAGCCGGGGAACTATCAGAACCTTGGCCCCGGCCGCCTGCCTTCGGTTCACACGACGATCCTTGGTTATTGCCGCGAGCTGAAGGTGCCGCTCGAAGTGGAAATCAACACGTCGCGCTCGACGATTTTGCAGAACGATGCCGCGTATGGCGGTAAGCCTGTACTGCAGCGCAAGGCCCTGAATGATGCGCGCGGCCACGTGAGCGAGTTGCTGGCGAAGTCCATCAAGGGTGGCTCGCTGGACACCGATCTGAGCAAGGAAGATAAGGACCGGATGCTGAGCTTCCTGCGCACCTACGGTCCGCTGGGCTTTGACGGCAAGTATCACGGTTCGGACCGCGCCGGCATTAAACAGTATCCCGGCGCTGGAACGCAGACCATGCAGATTGAAGATCCGCTGGATATGCACACGCTGCTGGATGCGAACTTCTGGTCCGGCATTTTGTACGAAGAAGCATGGGACTGGCAGGCAACGATGATGCAGCCGGTGGGCGGTATGGATCGCATTCCGTATGCTTTTGCGCGTGAGCTGGATAAGACGAAGACGATTATTTACAACGCTCCAGTGACCTCGTTCAAGCGCACGGGCGCGAACAAGGGCGTGGAAGTGACGTACATGCAGAACGGCAAGGAGCAGGTGATTAAGGCCGACTACATGGTGAACGCCATGCCGCTGCCCATCATCAAGAAGATGAAGAACGATCTCTCCAAGCCCTATCAGGATGCGATCAATGGGGCGACCTATGCGAACAGCTACAAGCTGGCGTGGGAGTCGAAGCGTTTCTGGGAGACGGATTACAACATCTACGGTGGCCTTTCTTTCCGCGCCCCCGGACCGACGACAGTGATCTGGTATCCGTCAGCAAACCTGATGGCGGAGAAGGGTATTCTGTGCACGGGCTACGAGGACGAGTTGAACTGGGGATGGGAGAAGCTGACGCTGGAGGAGAAGTTTGCCACAGCGAAGAAGCAGCTCGACAAGATTCATCCGGGACACTCGCAGGAGCTGACGAAGCCGGTGATCTGCATGTGGCGTCACATTCCGTACAACGAAGGCTCGTGGATTCGCAGCTACGGCGGCGGTGATGCGGGTTACAACACGCTGATTCAGCCGGATGGCCCCATCTTCTTTGCAGGCGATCACACGACGCATATCGTGGGCTGGCAGGAGGGCGCATCGCAGTCTGGCCGCCGCGCCGCAGAGATGGTAAGCGAACGCGTGAAGTCTGCACGGATGGCCGGTGATTTCGGCCCTGTGGAAGCGTAA
- a CDS encoding RidA family protein, whose protein sequence is MKLKSTILAGVLAAAAVVSSHAQVTVKHIQTEKSPIATAVWAGDTLYVSGQLATPLTPADAAKGTPAVFGDTKQQTFDILTKIQKILQEQGLDMKDVVKATVFLAADPKLGKIDFPGLQASFTQFFGTKEQPNKPARSAFQVANLVAPGYLLEIEVIAVKGK, encoded by the coding sequence ATGAAGTTGAAGAGCACGATTCTGGCCGGTGTACTGGCTGCTGCCGCTGTTGTTTCCAGCCACGCACAGGTAACAGTGAAGCACATCCAGACGGAGAAATCGCCCATTGCGACTGCTGTTTGGGCTGGCGATACGCTGTATGTCAGCGGACAGCTTGCCACGCCGCTCACACCGGCCGATGCTGCAAAGGGTACGCCTGCGGTCTTTGGCGACACCAAGCAGCAGACCTTCGACATCCTGACGAAGATTCAGAAGATCCTGCAGGAACAGGGGCTGGATATGAAAGACGTGGTGAAGGCCACGGTGTTCCTGGCTGCCGATCCCAAGCTGGGCAAGATTGATTTTCCAGGCCTGCAGGCCAGTTTTACGCAGTTCTTTGGCACCAAGGAGCAGCCCAACAAGCCTGCCCGTTCTGCCTTCCAGGTAGCGAACCTTGTTGCACCGGGATACCTGTTGGAGATTGAAGTGATTGCCGTAAAGGGTAAGTAA